GGACGAGGCCATCCGCGCCGCCAAGGCCGAAACTTCCCGCCCATCGATCATCGCCCTGCGCACCGTGATCGGCTGGCCAGCACCAACCAAGCAGAACACCGGTGGTATCCACGGCTCGAAGCTGGGTGCTGAAGAAGTTGCAGGCCTCAAGGAGGTTCTGGGCTTCGACCCAGCAAAGAACTTCCACATCGACCAGGAAGTTCTGGATCACGCTCGCGAAGTTGTCACCCGCGGTGCAGAACTGCACGCTTCATGGAACGAAGGCTTCGAAGCATGGAAGAGCGCTAACCCTGAACAGGCTGCCCTGCTAGAGCGTCTGGAATCGGGCAAGCTGCCTGAGGGCTGGACCGAGAAGCTCCCAGTCTTCGAGCCAGGTTCCACCATGGCCACCCGTAGCGCTTCGGGCAAGGTTATCAACGCCATTGCCGATGAACTGCCAGAACTCTGGGGCGGCTCGGCCGACCTTGCAGGTTCGAACAACACCACCATCGATACGGCAAAGTCCTTCGCACCTGAGCGTCGCTCCACCGCATCGTGGGACGCCAGCCCTTATGGCCGCGTACTGCACTTCGGTATCCGCGAGCATGCCGCTGCTTCGATCGTCAACGGTATTGTGCTCTCCAGCCCAACCCGCGCGTTCTCCGGCACCTTCTTGATCTTCTCGGATTACCAGCGCCCAGCGATCCGCTTGGCCGCCCTGATGGGTGTTCCATCGATCTTCGTGTGGACCCACGACTCGATCGGTCTGGGCGAAGACGGCCCAACCCACCAGCCTGTAGAGCAGCTCGCTTCCCTGCGCATCATCCCGAACTTCGACGTTGTTCGCCCAGCGGACGCCAACGAAGTTGCCTACGCATGGCGTGGCATGCTGGAGCTGACCGATACTCCATCGGGCATCGTACTCTCCCGCCAGAACCTGCCAATCTACGACCGCTCGGCCACCGGCTTCCGCGGTGCAGAAGGCACCTTGAAGGGTGGCTACATCCTGGCTGAAGCTGTCCGCGATGGCGCAGAGGTCACCCCTGATGTCATCTTGCTGGCCACCGGTTCCGAGGTGGAATTGGCAGTTGAGGCTCGTGAAGAACTGGCCGCGAAGAACATCGCTGCCCGCGTGGTGTCCTTGCCTTCGCTGGAATGGTTCGCCAAGCAGGATGCGGCTTACCGCGAAGAAGTACTGCCAGCTGCCATCACCGCTCGCGTCTCGGTAGAAGCCGGTGTCGCTCAGGGGTGGCGTGAACTGGTCGGCGCTAACGGCGAGATCATCTCCCTGGATCACTTCGGCGCATCCGCCGATTACAAGAAGCTGTACTCCGAGTTCGGTATCACCACCGCGGCCGTTGTCGCCGCCGCCGAAACCTCCGTACAGAACGCTGCAAAGTAAGGAACCGAAGTAACTATTATGAGCAACCCAAATACTCAGGCCCTGTCCGATGCCGGCGTTTCGATCTGGCTCGATGACCTCTCCCGCGAACGACTGACCAGTGGCTCGCTGGCCAAGCTGATCGAAGAGAAGAACGTTGTTGGTGTGACCACCAACCCTGCGATCTTCGCCGCGTCGCTGTCCAAGGCTGAGGTGTACGGTGAAGCGATCGCCGAGCAGCGCGATAAGTCAGTTGAAGATGCGATCACCGAGATCACCAGCGACGACGTGGCTGCAGCCTGCGACCTGTTCAAGGGTGTCTACGATGCCTCCAACGGTTTCGACGGACGCGTGTCCATCGAGGTTGACCCTCGCCTGGCTCACGAAACTGCCCCAACCATCGCCCAGGCCAAGGCCCTGTACGAGCGCGTGAACCGCGAAAACGTACTGATCAAGATCCCAGCCACCCTTGAGGGCCTGGAAGCAATCACCGAGACCATTGCCGAAGGCATTTCGGTCAACGTGACCCTGATCTTCTCGCTGGAACGCTACCGCGAAGTGATCAACGCTTACCTGATCGGTCTGGAGAAGGCTCACGCTAAGGGCTTGGACCTGTCCAAGATTCACTCGGTGGCTTCCTTCTTCGTCTCCCGCGTGGACACCGAGATCGACAAGCGTCTGGATGCCATTGGCACCGAAGCAGCAGCCGCAGTACGTGGCCAGGCTGGCGTGGCCAATGCCCGCCTTGCCTACCAGGTCTTCGAAGAGACCTTCGCTTCGGCACGCTACGAGGTACTGGCAGCAGCTGGCGCCAACGTGCAGCGTCCACTGTGGGCTTCGACCGGTGTGAAGGATCCTGCCTACCCATCGACCCTGTACGTCACCGAACTAGTGGCCCCACAGACCGTGAACACCATGCCAGAAAAGACCCTGGACGCCACCGCAGCTGAGGCCGAGGTTCGCGGTAACGCGATTGCCGGAAGCTACGACGCCGCCAACCGCGTGCTCGATAAGCTCGCAGCCCTGGGCATCGACTACAACGAGGTTGTGAACCTGTTGGAGGTTGAAGGTGTTGAGAAGTTCGAGGTCGCGTGGAACGAACTGCTCGAAGACATGTCCCTCGCATTGAAGGGGGCCAAGTAGATGGAACTAGGTTTGGTGACCTCTGGCGAGGCACTGGCCTCTGTTGAGGCGCAACTGCCGAAGCTCATTGAAGCAAAAATTGGTAGCCGCATCGCCGCCCAGGACCCAACGATCTGGGGACCGGACGCCGAAGCTGAATCCTCCATCCGCCTCGGCTGGGTTAATCCCTTCGAAGCAGCCGGCAAGCTGATCCCCGCCATCTTGGCATTGCGCGAGGAACTGCTTGCGGAGAACCTGACCCGCGTCGTGTTGTGCGGCATGGGCGGTTCCTCCCTGGCTCCTGAAGTGATCGCCGCACATGACGAGGTTGACTTGGTCATCTGCGACACCACCGATCCTTCGATGGTCAAGCAGATCGTGGAAACCGACCTGGAACACACTGTGGTGGTTGTGTCCTCCAAGTCCGGTTCCACCGTGGAAACCGACTCGCAGCGTCGTGCCTTCACCGCAGCCTTCCAGGCCGCCGGGATCGATCCAGCCACCCGCCTGGTGCTGGTCACCGATCCAGGTTCGCCGATGGACAACGCCGAGGGCGTGCGCGCGGTATTCAACGCCGACCCCAATGTGGGAGGACGCTACTCAGCACTAACCGCTTTCGGTCTGGTTCCTTCCGGTCTGGCCGGTGCCGATATTGAGGCACTGGTCGAAGAGTCCGGTTTGATCAACGACGTGCTGGGTGCGGACGACGAGGATAACCTGGCACTGCACTTGGGTGCTGCCATGGCTACCGCAGGTCGCGACAAGCTACTGATCGCCTGCGTCGGTGACGCTTTGCCAGGCTTCGGCGACTGGGCCGAACAGCTCATCGCTGAATCCACCGGCAAGCTAGGCAAGGGTGTATTGCCCGTGGCTGCCCACGTGGACGCACCGGAGCTGAAGAACCTGCCGGCCGACGTGGTGCCACTGTTTGTCTACGACGAACTGCCCGAAGAACTGGATGAGGAAACCACCGGCGTGCACTTCAGCGCACCGTTGGGCACCGCGTTCATGATCTTCGAGTACGCCACCGCCGTGGCCGGGTACCTGCTGGGCATCAGCCCCTTCGACCAGCCCGATGTTGAGGCTGCTAAGGTCGCGGCCCGCTCGATGCTCGATGCTCCGGCCGTGGCCGAACCAGATGCAGTTGATGGTGCCGTACAGCTGTTTGGTACCACCGCCAGCACCCTGGATGCGGCCCTAGCCGAGCTGACCGCAAAGCTGCCAGAAGATGGTTACCTGGCGATTCAGGCCTACCTGAACCGCACCTCGGATAATGCGCTGCAAGAGTTGCGTGACCTGTTCGCCGCGAAGACCGGACGCCCGGTCACTTTCGGCTGGGGTCCACGCTTCCTGCACTCCACCGGCCAGTACCACAAGGGTGGTCCGGCTCAGGGTGTGTTCTTGCAGATTACCGCCGATCACAAGGACGACCTTGAGATCCCGGATCGTCCGTACACCTTCGGCACCTTGATCACTGCCCAGGCCATCGGTGATGGTGCAGTGCTCTCGGATGCCGAGCACAACCGCCCAGTGCTGCGCGTGAACCTCACGGATCGCGCAGCCGGAATCGCTGCCCTGCTTGAGGCGGCGAAGTAAGGCACTAATGAGTAATCCACTACGCGATGCCCGCGACCGGCGGCTAAACCGCATTGCCGGTCCGGGCGCGCTGGTGTTCTTCGGAATCACCGGCGACCTCGCCCGCAAGAAACTGATGCCAGCGGTCTATGACCTGGCCAATCGCGGGCTCTTGCCCCCAAACTTTGCCATCGTCGGCTTCGGCCGCCGCGACTGGAGCGCTGAAGACTTCGCGAACCAGGCACGTGAATGGATCCTGGCCAGCGCCCGAACCCCGTTTAATGAAACGGTCTTCGCCCAGCTGGCCTCCGGAATGCGTTTTATCTCCGGTGCCTTTGACGATGACGACGCCTATAAGAAACTCGCCGAAACCCTCGACGAGTTGGCTGACTCTCGCTCCACCGGACGCAATCACGCTTTCTACCTCTCGATCCCACCAAGCTGGTTCGAAATCGTCTGCCAGAAGCTCTCCGAGCACCAGCTGGCCAACGACGCTAACCCAGGCTGGGAACGTGTGGTCATCGAAAAGCCATTTGGCCATAACCTGCAAAGCGCCCGTGAGCTGAACGCCATCGTGGAATCGGTCTTCCCTGCGGACCAGGTCTTCCGCATTGACCACTACCTGGGCAAGGAAACGGTTCAGAACCTGCTGGCCCTGCGCTTCGGCAACCAGATGTTTGAGCCACTGTGGAACAACAAGTACGTGGACCACGTGCAGATCACCATGGCCGAAGACATCGGTATTGGTGGACGCGCCAGCTACTATGACGGCGTGGGCGCGGCCCGCGATGTCATCCAGAACCACCTGCTCCAGCTACTCGCACTGACCGCGATGGAGGAGCCCATCTCCTTCAACGCCGATCACCTTCGCAGCGAAAAGGAAAAGGTACTCTCTGCAGTCCAACTGCCCGAGGATCTGGGCGCCGCCAGCGCCCGCGGCCAGTACACCTCCGGTTGGCAGGGTGCTGAAGAAGTCGTCGGTTTCCTCGATGAGGAAGGCTTCAACCCGAAGTCAAAGACCGAAACCTATGCCGCGGTGCGTCTGAACATCAACACCCGACGCTGGGACGGTGTGCCGTTCTACCTGCGCGCTGGTAAGCGTCTGGGTCGACGCGTCACCGAGATCGCAGTGGTCTTCAAGAAGGCTCCGAACCTGCTGTTCACCGACCACGAGGACGACGAGTTTGGTCAGAACGCCTTCGTGATCCGCGTGCAGCCCGATGAGGGTGCTACCATCCGCTTCTCCTCCAAGGTGCCAGGCACCCAA
The nucleotide sequence above comes from Glutamicibacter sp. B1. Encoded proteins:
- the tkt gene encoding transketolase, which encodes MATESLVEEFSLTELDRKAIDTTRVLAADAVEKVGNGHPGTAMSLAPAAYLIFQKHLRHDPKDPNWIGRDRFVLSPGHTSLTLYLQLFLSGYGLEMEDIEALRTWGAKTPGHPEYGHTAGVEITTGPLGQGLASAVGFAYSQRRMRGLLDPAAEAGTSPFDHTVYVIASDGDLQEGVTSEASSLAGHQELGNLVVIYDDNKISIENDTDIAFTEDVLGRYDSYGWHTQRVDWTVTGEYVEDLKALDEAIRAAKAETSRPSIIALRTVIGWPAPTKQNTGGIHGSKLGAEEVAGLKEVLGFDPAKNFHIDQEVLDHAREVVTRGAELHASWNEGFEAWKSANPEQAALLERLESGKLPEGWTEKLPVFEPGSTMATRSASGKVINAIADELPELWGGSADLAGSNNTTIDTAKSFAPERRSTASWDASPYGRVLHFGIREHAAASIVNGIVLSSPTRAFSGTFLIFSDYQRPAIRLAALMGVPSIFVWTHDSIGLGEDGPTHQPVEQLASLRIIPNFDVVRPADANEVAYAWRGMLELTDTPSGIVLSRQNLPIYDRSATGFRGAEGTLKGGYILAEAVRDGAEVTPDVILLATGSEVELAVEAREELAAKNIAARVVSLPSLEWFAKQDAAYREEVLPAAITARVSVEAGVAQGWRELVGANGEIISLDHFGASADYKKLYSEFGITTAAVVAAAETSVQNAAK
- the tal gene encoding transaldolase, with product MSNPNTQALSDAGVSIWLDDLSRERLTSGSLAKLIEEKNVVGVTTNPAIFAASLSKAEVYGEAIAEQRDKSVEDAITEITSDDVAAACDLFKGVYDASNGFDGRVSIEVDPRLAHETAPTIAQAKALYERVNRENVLIKIPATLEGLEAITETIAEGISVNVTLIFSLERYREVINAYLIGLEKAHAKGLDLSKIHSVASFFVSRVDTEIDKRLDAIGTEAAAAVRGQAGVANARLAYQVFEETFASARYEVLAAAGANVQRPLWASTGVKDPAYPSTLYVTELVAPQTVNTMPEKTLDATAAEAEVRGNAIAGSYDAANRVLDKLAALGIDYNEVVNLLEVEGVEKFEVAWNELLEDMSLALKGAK
- a CDS encoding glucose-6-phosphate isomerase, whose protein sequence is MELGLVTSGEALASVEAQLPKLIEAKIGSRIAAQDPTIWGPDAEAESSIRLGWVNPFEAAGKLIPAILALREELLAENLTRVVLCGMGGSSLAPEVIAAHDEVDLVICDTTDPSMVKQIVETDLEHTVVVVSSKSGSTVETDSQRRAFTAAFQAAGIDPATRLVLVTDPGSPMDNAEGVRAVFNADPNVGGRYSALTAFGLVPSGLAGADIEALVEESGLINDVLGADDEDNLALHLGAAMATAGRDKLLIACVGDALPGFGDWAEQLIAESTGKLGKGVLPVAAHVDAPELKNLPADVVPLFVYDELPEELDEETTGVHFSAPLGTAFMIFEYATAVAGYLLGISPFDQPDVEAAKVAARSMLDAPAVAEPDAVDGAVQLFGTTASTLDAALAELTAKLPEDGYLAIQAYLNRTSDNALQELRDLFAAKTGRPVTFGWGPRFLHSTGQYHKGGPAQGVFLQITADHKDDLEIPDRPYTFGTLITAQAIGDGAVLSDAEHNRPVLRVNLTDRAAGIAALLEAAK
- the zwf gene encoding glucose-6-phosphate dehydrogenase, yielding MSNPLRDARDRRLNRIAGPGALVFFGITGDLARKKLMPAVYDLANRGLLPPNFAIVGFGRRDWSAEDFANQAREWILASARTPFNETVFAQLASGMRFISGAFDDDDAYKKLAETLDELADSRSTGRNHAFYLSIPPSWFEIVCQKLSEHQLANDANPGWERVVIEKPFGHNLQSARELNAIVESVFPADQVFRIDHYLGKETVQNLLALRFGNQMFEPLWNNKYVDHVQITMAEDIGIGGRASYYDGVGAARDVIQNHLLQLLALTAMEEPISFNADHLRSEKEKVLSAVQLPEDLGAASARGQYTSGWQGAEEVVGFLDEEGFNPKSKTETYAAVRLNINTRRWDGVPFYLRAGKRLGRRVTEIAVVFKKAPNLLFTDHEDDEFGQNAFVIRVQPDEGATIRFSSKVPGTQMEIRDVTMDFGYGNAFTESSPEAYERLILDVLLGEPPLFPRHEEVEQSWRILDPFEEYWAAQPTQPDPYAPGSWGPASSDELMAKDGRTWRRP